One Dialister invisus DSM 15470 genomic region harbors:
- a CDS encoding VanW family protein produces the protein MYKAVKVFWGIFVSAAVLAGAAPFVWAGKDTVIPGVRLNGTAVGGMGKVRLEEFFREKNEELAAKKLALNHGAVHEEWSYKDLNVHFDKSRADELLRLGKTENLLSDWITRWKAVIYGDVVGVVPLYDRETLCTKVDELAVKYGQTPKEAMPVIKDDGTVEFTEGVPYLVFDRPKLVEIVGNALVSEDTDAVEIPVTEEKMPMLTKERLKNFNTVLGVYTTNFGESPNRSRNIELAAEAIRGSVVDPGTVFSYNDATGERSPDKGYLEAPVIVNGKPQPGYGGGVCQVSTTLFNAVLLSGMEVTERSPHFSPASYVPIGQDATVSYGDLDFQFINNFKNPVYVYTKYEPGAVTCWIIGTREDKPEESRVLLEYSGAIGFNTQEKVDPVQTEEKTVEYGHEGYDAEILQYARWADGRVYERSFPSYYDPVDTVITYNKDPKKAEAEKKADAEKKAKERQDAGRKTTEKNKRDKENKEEQKAVIIPLGN, from the coding sequence ATGTATAAAGCTGTAAAAGTTTTCTGGGGTATTTTTGTGTCGGCTGCTGTTCTTGCCGGAGCAGCTCCTTTTGTCTGGGCGGGGAAAGATACGGTTATTCCCGGCGTTCGCCTGAACGGTACCGCGGTAGGCGGCATGGGGAAAGTCCGGCTGGAGGAGTTTTTTCGGGAAAAGAATGAAGAGCTTGCCGCAAAAAAACTGGCACTTAACCATGGCGCGGTTCATGAAGAGTGGTCATATAAGGATTTAAACGTGCATTTTGATAAAAGCAGGGCAGATGAGCTTTTGCGGTTGGGGAAAACGGAAAATCTGCTTTCTGACTGGATCACCCGCTGGAAAGCAGTCATTTACGGTGATGTAGTAGGGGTGGTTCCGCTTTATGACAGGGAAACGCTTTGCACGAAAGTGGATGAACTTGCCGTGAAGTATGGGCAGACGCCGAAAGAGGCTATGCCTGTCATAAAAGATGACGGGACAGTGGAATTTACTGAGGGCGTACCTTATCTTGTTTTTGATCGGCCGAAACTTGTGGAAATCGTAGGAAATGCCCTTGTCAGTGAAGATACGGATGCTGTGGAAATTCCCGTGACGGAAGAAAAGATGCCGATGCTGACAAAGGAGCGGTTGAAAAATTTTAATACGGTTCTCGGTGTTTATACGACGAATTTTGGGGAAAGTCCCAACAGAAGCAGAAATATCGAATTAGCGGCGGAAGCTATCAGAGGGTCTGTAGTGGATCCGGGTACCGTATTTTCCTATAACGATGCTACAGGAGAACGGTCTCCGGACAAGGGATACTTGGAAGCGCCTGTCATTGTGAATGGAAAGCCGCAGCCCGGTTATGGCGGCGGCGTGTGCCAGGTGAGTACGACTCTTTTTAATGCGGTGCTTCTTTCGGGAATGGAAGTGACAGAACGGAGTCCTCATTTTTCACCGGCATCGTATGTGCCCATAGGACAGGATGCTACTGTTTCTTATGGGGACCTGGATTTTCAATTTATAAATAATTTTAAAAATCCGGTTTACGTATATACGAAGTATGAACCGGGCGCGGTGACATGCTGGATCATCGGCACCAGGGAGGATAAACCGGAGGAATCCCGCGTTCTGCTTGAGTATTCGGGCGCGATAGGATTCAATACGCAGGAAAAGGTGGATCCCGTGCAGACGGAAGAAAAGACGGTAGAATACGGACATGAAGGATATGATGCGGAAATCCTCCAGTATGCCCGCTGGGCGGACGGACGTGTTTACGAAAGAAGTTTCCCGTCATACTATGATCCCGTAGATACTGTGATTACATACAATAAAGATCCGAAAAAAGCAGAAGCCGAAAAGAAGGCTGACGCTGAAAAGAAAGCGAAGGAACGGCAGGATGCCGGCAGGAAAACAACGGAAAAGAACAAAAGAGATAAAGAGAATAAAGAAGAGCAGAAAGCCGTCATAATCCCTTTGGGGAACTGA
- the holA gene encoding DNA polymerase III subunit delta, with amino-acid sequence MAVKQILSNCKILYGNDSVTIGLRREEIIRDYFHGEIPEVTVLDSPGNYDLYRSYLEGQSLFAVKTAVVMENPFFIKRPPKDKKEENEFNGFINILKELTPDILAIFTVDGALDKRTKASKTLLSVCGSEECSLLAPREGASVMARMLMDCGKRVEPEARAYMEEVIGSWETISRPFLQTECDKIVLMAGNRTGISKKLLEYALPEYMDQGIFKFTDALIAKNASAVMENTDHVFTDVSETIKNLGFISAKFRKIKILKEMQRNHAPLPQIQKAAGVTNQWAWKNLEKDARFVSEEDAEWMLLNIFEYHWGIREGSAQTVKELLLRYCMRK; translated from the coding sequence ATGGCAGTAAAACAAATCTTATCCAATTGCAAAATTTTATACGGTAATGACTCGGTTACTATCGGATTGCGGAGAGAGGAAATCATCCGTGATTATTTTCATGGAGAAATACCCGAGGTGACGGTGCTTGATTCTCCGGGGAATTATGACCTTTACAGGAGTTATCTGGAAGGGCAGTCCCTCTTTGCCGTAAAGACGGCAGTGGTCATGGAGAATCCTTTTTTTATAAAAAGGCCGCCGAAAGATAAAAAGGAAGAAAATGAATTTAACGGTTTCATAAATATACTGAAAGAGTTGACACCCGATATATTGGCGATTTTTACGGTAGACGGCGCTTTAGATAAAAGAACGAAGGCCTCTAAAACGTTACTTTCTGTCTGCGGGAGTGAAGAATGCAGTCTTTTAGCGCCGCGGGAGGGCGCGTCCGTCATGGCGCGGATGCTCATGGACTGCGGGAAGCGGGTGGAGCCGGAAGCACGGGCGTATATGGAAGAAGTTATCGGTTCCTGGGAGACGATTTCCCGCCCTTTTCTTCAAACAGAATGTGATAAAATCGTATTAATGGCAGGAAACAGGACCGGTATTTCGAAAAAGCTTCTGGAATACGCTTTGCCTGAGTATATGGATCAGGGGATTTTTAAGTTTACTGATGCCCTGATTGCCAAAAATGCGTCTGCCGTTATGGAGAATACCGATCATGTGTTTACGGATGTGTCGGAAACAATTAAAAATCTGGGGTTTATTTCCGCTAAATTCAGAAAAATAAAAATACTGAAAGAAATGCAGCGGAACCATGCACCCTTGCCGCAGATACAGAAAGCGGCAGGGGTGACGAACCAATGGGCGTGGAAAAATCTGGAGAAGGATGCCCGCTTTGTTTCTGAAGAAGATGCGGAATGGATGCTGCTGAATATATTTGAGTATCATTGGGGAATTCGTGAAGGAAGCGCGCAAACGGTAAAAGAGTTGCTGCTGCGTTATTGTATGCGTAAATGA
- a CDS encoding ComEC/Rec2 family competence protein, translating into MKRKYIFLWCASFLAAGIFFASFFEFSLFGGGLFLFLSLMGILSGRVFGKTGVVWVCGALFLCAAGAVRMEMAEEIWRQQSQYIVGSEGTFCGIVAEEPLVYKGEDGYTRYLIDLRKIRYADGEEKSISGTVYLYDFAVENKYPVGTALEAEGKLRPLRLYKNPGKIDLEKRYESGHLLGRIYSKENSRIRPVGETGEYRVTRWAETMRERLACFFASYMDPVRLPVLMTLLFGGHYSEIPKDIIHSFSVTGIIHILSVSGSHIALLFGFLYFLGKWLGLSMKVTVVPAVLLVLVYAAMSGFVPPVIRASLMGILAVIGVLLERGRTALNLLGAAVAGMLLWNPYFLFDISFQLSVCASAGILLFYEPLRHALALLGKIPPRICEGCALSTAAQILVLPIILYNFHSFPLYFIPANLIVVPLLEWVIIGGLLAALSSFLLMPLAGGILQFADYFLWAALRLNGFISSLPEASFEAGSLSLAEGILYYIGVAVFCFKRKWERKGQYLLAGIIFAGAILLLAEWAARRETVLLAPDLGVDTGTVLISGDAKIVYYKSSGIPSAASGRELDSILGYHGIFDIDVLLLNLEEVKKPVPFEMDTRIKEIWAVGGKAETLAPFLIKDFKGTVRNLSPSRLRLKNGLTVITNGSALRVGKGSWDVYFAGNKNFSEGDSPHTAWVGGSNGFRRGVSEKELGRLRPEAAVYGGGGRFAGEDKDVFYLCNCPVAYTENEGMAELIWEKDGWRLLQERWDGNNGSKTNLIQLQNFIR; encoded by the coding sequence ATGAAACGGAAATATATATTTCTTTGGTGTGCTTCCTTTTTGGCTGCAGGGATATTTTTTGCGTCTTTTTTTGAGTTTTCTCTTTTTGGGGGAGGACTCTTTTTATTTTTGTCTTTGATGGGTATCCTTTCAGGGAGAGTTTTCGGGAAAACAGGTGTTGTGTGGGTATGCGGCGCTCTTTTTTTATGTGCTGCCGGTGCGGTCCGTATGGAAATGGCAGAAGAAATATGGAGACAGCAGTCACAGTACATTGTGGGCAGTGAAGGAACCTTCTGCGGCATCGTTGCAGAGGAACCTCTTGTGTACAAAGGGGAGGACGGATATACCCGGTATCTTATTGATCTGAGGAAAATCCGTTATGCCGATGGAGAAGAAAAAAGCATTTCAGGAACAGTGTACCTGTATGACTTTGCCGTTGAGAATAAATATCCTGTCGGAACTGCACTGGAAGCGGAAGGAAAGCTGCGGCCCCTCCGTTTATATAAGAATCCGGGGAAAATCGATCTGGAAAAGCGCTACGAAAGCGGGCATCTCTTAGGACGAATTTACAGCAAGGAGAACAGCCGTATCCGCCCTGTAGGAGAAACCGGGGAGTATAGGGTGACGCGCTGGGCGGAAACGATGAGGGAACGGTTGGCATGTTTTTTTGCTTCCTACATGGATCCTGTACGCCTTCCTGTTCTGATGACACTTCTTTTCGGCGGACACTATTCAGAAATTCCCAAAGACATCATCCATTCTTTTTCAGTGACCGGCATTATTCACATCTTGTCCGTTTCCGGTTCTCACATCGCGCTGCTTTTCGGTTTTTTATATTTCCTTGGGAAGTGGCTGGGACTTTCCATGAAGGTAACGGTGGTTCCCGCTGTGCTTCTTGTGCTCGTGTATGCCGCTATGTCAGGCTTTGTGCCTCCTGTGATCCGCGCGTCCCTCATGGGAATTCTTGCCGTGATCGGTGTCCTTCTGGAACGGGGGAGGACGGCGCTCAATCTTCTGGGAGCGGCAGTGGCGGGGATGCTCTTGTGGAACCCCTATTTCCTTTTTGATATCAGCTTCCAGCTTTCCGTCTGCGCGTCGGCAGGAATACTGCTTTTTTATGAACCGCTTCGGCATGCGCTTGCCCTATTAGGAAAAATTCCGCCCCGGATCTGTGAAGGCTGTGCTCTTTCTACGGCGGCCCAAATCCTCGTGCTTCCCATTATTTTGTATAATTTTCATAGCTTCCCGCTATATTTCATACCTGCCAACCTGATCGTTGTGCCGCTTTTGGAATGGGTGATCATTGGGGGACTTTTGGCGGCGCTCTCTTCTTTTCTTTTGATGCCTCTGGCAGGAGGAATCCTGCAGTTTGCCGATTACTTCCTCTGGGCGGCGCTGCGGTTGAATGGATTTATTTCTTCACTGCCGGAAGCGTCTTTTGAAGCGGGCAGTCTTTCCCTTGCCGAAGGGATTTTGTATTATATAGGAGTGGCGGTTTTCTGTTTCAAAAGAAAATGGGAACGGAAAGGGCAATATCTTCTTGCCGGTATCATTTTTGCAGGGGCGATTCTTTTGTTGGCAGAATGGGCGGCGCGCCGGGAGACCGTTCTGCTGGCGCCTGATTTGGGAGTAGATACGGGGACGGTACTTATCTCCGGTGACGCGAAGATCGTGTATTATAAAAGCAGCGGGATTCCTTCGGCGGCAAGCGGACGCGAATTGGATTCAATCTTGGGGTACCATGGAATTTTTGATATAGACGTGCTTCTTCTCAATCTGGAAGAGGTGAAGAAGCCTGTCCCGTTTGAAATGGATACAAGAATAAAAGAGATATGGGCGGTCGGAGGAAAAGCGGAAACGCTTGCACCTTTCCTTATAAAAGATTTCAAAGGAACAGTCAGAAACCTATCGCCGTCGCGCCTGCGCTTAAAAAACGGATTGACAGTCATAACAAACGGAAGTGCCCTTCGTGTGGGAAAAGGTTCGTGGGATGTATACTTTGCAGGAAATAAGAATTTCAGTGAAGGAGATTCCCCACACACTGCATGGGTGGGAGGATCGAACGGTTTCCGCCGCGGCGTATCGGAAAAGGAACTGGGCAGATTAAGACCTGAAGCGGCAGTATATGGCGGCGGCGGGCGATTCGCCGGTGAGGACAAAGATGTTTTTTATCTCTGCAATTGTCCCGTAGCATATACGGAGAACGAAGGGATGGCGGAATTGATATGGGAAAAAGACGGATGGCGGTTATTGCAGGAAAGATGGGACGGAAATAATGGCAGTAAAACAAATCTTATCCAATTGCAAAATTTTATACGGTAA
- a CDS encoding helix-hairpin-helix domain-containing protein has protein sequence MNRKQVLLCALAFIIPALVGFFVWSDDGKRSGEDSVVAEITESGNANEESRVLVYVVGAVKEPGVYELQRGSRVYDAVQAAGNVLPYADMEGVNMAEPVEDAMRVYIPLNPERTTPAAAGLVNINHASGTELETLPGIGAKTADKIIEYRNEHGGFRSKEELKEVPTIGEGKYAKVSERITL, from the coding sequence ATGAACAGAAAGCAGGTGCTTCTTTGCGCCCTTGCCTTTATCATACCGGCTCTTGTCGGATTTTTTGTGTGGAGTGATGATGGGAAACGCTCCGGAGAAGATTCCGTGGTTGCGGAAATAACGGAAAGCGGAAACGCAAATGAAGAAAGCCGTGTCCTCGTATATGTCGTAGGCGCCGTGAAAGAACCGGGTGTCTATGAACTGCAGCGGGGGAGCCGCGTGTATGACGCGGTGCAGGCTGCCGGAAACGTTCTTCCTTATGCGGATATGGAAGGCGTCAATATGGCAGAACCCGTTGAAGATGCTATGAGGGTCTATATTCCTCTCAATCCGGAACGGACGACTCCCGCCGCAGCCGGTTTGGTGAATATTAATCATGCCTCGGGAACGGAGCTGGAAACACTTCCCGGCATTGGAGCCAAGACGGCAGATAAAATTATTGAATACAGAAACGAACATGGCGGGTTCCGCTCAAAAGAGGAATTGAAAGAGGTACCCACCATCGGGGAGGGGAAGTACGCCAAAGTGTCAGAGCGGATTACCTTATGA
- the coaD gene encoding pantetheine-phosphate adenylyltransferase, with the protein MKIAICPGSYDPVTYGHLDIIKRSAVLVDKLIVTVFVNPSKKASLFSIEERLDMLRETTKDIPNVEVDTSTGLLNVYAASKNCHLIIRGLRAFSDFEYEFQRALMIKKIDPTLETAFFMTDGRYSYLSSTGVRELAYFNGDVSQMVPPYVEAMIEKKLKLLKK; encoded by the coding sequence ATGAAAATCGCTATTTGTCCGGGCAGTTATGATCCCGTTACTTATGGCCATTTGGACATCATTAAGAGAAGCGCCGTACTTGTAGATAAATTAATTGTCACGGTGTTTGTGAATCCATCTAAAAAAGCGTCCCTTTTTTCTATTGAAGAACGGCTGGATATGCTTCGTGAAACGACGAAGGATATCCCCAATGTAGAAGTAGATACATCGACGGGGTTGCTCAATGTGTATGCTGCCAGTAAAAACTGCCATCTTATTATTCGTGGCCTGCGGGCGTTCAGTGATTTCGAATATGAATTTCAGCGGGCGCTCATGATTAAGAAGATTGATCCTACGTTGGAAACCGCTTTTTTCATGACAGACGGACGATATTCATACCTGTCCTCCACCGGTGTGAGGGAATTGGCATATTTTAACGGTGATGTGTCACAGATGGTTCCCCCTTATGTGGAAGCTATGATAGAGAAAAAATTAAAGTTACTTAAGAAATGA
- the rsmD gene encoding 16S rRNA (guanine(966)-N(2))-methyltransferase RsmD, producing MRIIGGSAKGTALLSPVGKGMTRPTLGRVRESIFNVLANVGMKDTRVLDIFAGTGAMGLEALSRGAAHATFLDKATCKLIRENAVKCHVENRADVLPGDVSRSLAKLAGNRYDYLFMDPPYGKGYIDQILALIFACRIPAENAIIIAEHSIEEPPDMTRLGEKCSVWKEKKVGNMVVTYLLCRGSEGEGS from the coding sequence ATGAGAATCATTGGAGGAAGCGCGAAAGGGACAGCCTTGCTGTCGCCTGTGGGGAAAGGGATGACCCGGCCTACGCTCGGGCGGGTACGTGAAAGTATATTCAATGTGCTTGCCAATGTGGGAATGAAAGATACCCGTGTGCTTGATATTTTTGCAGGAACCGGCGCGATGGGGCTGGAAGCTTTGAGCCGGGGCGCGGCACATGCGACATTTTTGGATAAGGCGACATGTAAGCTTATCCGTGAGAATGCGGTGAAATGCCATGTGGAAAACAGGGCGGATGTTTTACCCGGCGATGTCAGCCGTTCTTTGGCAAAGCTTGCAGGGAACAGGTATGATTATTTGTTTATGGATCCTCCTTACGGGAAGGGCTATATTGATCAAATTCTTGCTTTGATTTTCGCTTGCAGGATTCCTGCTGAGAATGCTATTATTATTGCAGAGCATTCTATAGAAGAACCGCCGGATATGACCCGTTTGGGGGAGAAATGTTCGGTATGGAAAGAAAAGAAAGTGGGAAATATGGTTGTTACTTACCTCCTTTGCCGGGGTTCTGAGGGAGAAGGTTCATGA
- a CDS encoding NAD(P)H-dependent glycerol-3-phosphate dehydrogenase has translation MKIAMIGSGGWGTAMVTSLAARHDDLELYCRREEAARELKETRENKEYLPGVRIPVHVKITSDLEKAVSGADCVVLSTPSKAVEITAEAMAPFMKKNAVAVCASKGLADEAGHRLSEIISEKFSSVTDRIVVLSGPNHAEEVGFGLPAATVAASEVPEAVQIVQDVFMRPVFRVYRSDDIRGVEYGGALKNIVALACGVQDGIGLGDNCRAALMTRGLVEMARFGVHFGARRETFFGLSGMGDLVATCTSTHSRNHRAGLMLGKGKTAKEICEGTHMVVEGMRTAFLVNEIARREHIDMPITEEVCRLLEGEHTAQEALENLMTRAKKAEIETYLEP, from the coding sequence GTGAAAATAGCCATGATCGGTTCCGGCGGATGGGGGACGGCGATGGTTACATCGCTTGCCGCCCGCCATGATGATTTGGAACTGTACTGCCGCAGGGAAGAAGCGGCACGGGAATTGAAGGAAACAAGAGAGAATAAAGAATATTTGCCGGGGGTCCGCATTCCGGTCCATGTAAAAATTACGAGTGATCTGGAAAAAGCTGTATCCGGTGCGGACTGCGTGGTGTTGTCTACTCCGTCTAAAGCGGTAGAAATAACGGCGGAAGCTATGGCGCCTTTTATGAAGAAAAATGCTGTTGCAGTATGTGCTTCTAAAGGTCTTGCCGATGAAGCGGGCCATCGTTTATCGGAAATCATTTCAGAAAAGTTTTCTTCCGTAACGGACCGGATTGTTGTTTTATCCGGACCGAATCATGCGGAAGAAGTGGGTTTCGGTCTTCCGGCGGCAACCGTGGCGGCATCAGAAGTGCCGGAAGCTGTACAGATTGTGCAGGATGTTTTCATGCGGCCCGTGTTCCGTGTATACCGCAGTGATGATATCCGCGGCGTAGAATACGGCGGCGCATTGAAAAATATCGTAGCTCTTGCCTGCGGTGTGCAGGACGGAATAGGCCTTGGCGATAATTGTCGTGCTGCGCTTATGACACGGGGGCTTGTGGAAATGGCAAGATTTGGTGTGCATTTCGGCGCCCGCCGGGAAACTTTTTTCGGCTTATCGGGAATGGGCGACCTTGTTGCTACATGTACCAGTACCCACAGCCGCAATCACAGGGCGGGCCTTATGTTGGGGAAAGGAAAGACCGCAAAAGAAATCTGCGAAGGAACCCACATGGTGGTGGAAGGAATGCGCACGGCTTTCCTTGTGAATGAAATCGCAAGGCGCGAACATATCGATATGCCGATTACTGAAGAAGTGTGCCGCCTTCTGGAAGGGGAACACACGGCGCAGGAAGCCTTGGAAAATTTGATGACCCGTGCGAAAAAGGCGGAAATTGAGACGTATCTGGAGCCCTGA
- the plsY gene encoding glycerol-3-phosphate 1-O-acyltransferase PlsY codes for MMETVVIVLFAYLIGAVPSGYLIGRIFYGVDLKKTGSRNIGATNAYRTLGMKAGLAVFFCDFMKGVIAVHLGMPEPTTVLLCALFAIIGNDWSIFLKFKSGKGVACGVGAFAYICAPATIASFIVWLIVFRWKKIVSLASIAGAPVVPIVIWVLGEPWEYVVFSLAAALIVVVKHKENIERLLRGEEKPIIQGKKESQ; via the coding sequence ATGATGGAAACGGTTGTAATCGTACTTTTTGCCTATCTTATCGGTGCGGTTCCGTCAGGATATCTTATCGGGCGGATCTTCTACGGCGTCGATTTGAAGAAGACGGGAAGCAGAAATATCGGAGCAACAAACGCGTACCGTACACTTGGAATGAAAGCGGGTCTGGCGGTGTTTTTCTGTGATTTCATGAAAGGGGTTATTGCTGTTCATCTGGGAATGCCCGAACCGACAACGGTTCTCTTATGTGCGCTTTTCGCAATTATTGGGAATGACTGGTCCATTTTCCTTAAGTTTAAGAGCGGCAAAGGGGTAGCCTGCGGTGTGGGAGCCTTTGCGTATATCTGTGCGCCGGCGACGATTGCATCATTTATTGTCTGGCTCATTGTTTTTCGATGGAAGAAAATCGTTTCGCTCGCCTCAATCGCGGGTGCACCGGTGGTACCGATTGTTATTTGGGTTTTGGGAGAACCTTGGGAGTATGTGGTATTCAGTCTGGCGGCGGCTCTCATTGTTGTGGTAAAACATAAGGAAAATATCGAAAGACTTTTGCGGGGAGAAGAAAAACCGATTATACAGGGAAAGAAGGAATCGCAGTGA
- the der gene encoding ribosome biogenesis GTPase Der, which produces MSKPLVAIVGRPNVGKSTIINGLAQKRVSIVEDIPGVTRDRIYCDVRWLDREFTMIDTGGIEFRDEADQISDGIRQQAQLAMEEADVILFVVDARVGVQEDDQTIAGMLRRTGKPVVLCVNKVDSENQKMDTYEFYSLGIGDPMPVSAVNHLGFGDLLDKISEGFPPREEYDSPDIIRTAIVGRPNVGKSTLINSLLGYERSLVADEMGTTRDAVDSVWKYKGKTFILVDTAGMRKKGKIDEPLEKYSVIRSIRAIDNCDVAIFVLDANDMLTEQDKKIIGYIHEAGKGLILMVNKWDMIPKETNTMVELERQVRDGLPFAPYIPMLFGSALTKQRIQRLGDMIYNVAEQQSMRVSTAVLNDLLDDAKIVNPPPAHAGRVAKIYYMTQVGIRPPTFVMFVNDANLIHFSYVRFIENRLRAAFSFEGTPIRIVLRSKKDGDEL; this is translated from the coding sequence ATGAGCAAGCCTCTTGTTGCTATAGTAGGACGCCCGAATGTGGGAAAATCTACGATTATTAACGGCCTTGCCCAGAAGCGTGTATCAATTGTTGAAGATATCCCCGGTGTGACGCGGGATCGTATTTACTGTGACGTGCGCTGGCTGGATCGTGAGTTTACCATGATTGACACGGGCGGTATTGAGTTTCGTGATGAAGCGGATCAGATATCCGATGGTATCCGCCAGCAGGCGCAGCTTGCCATGGAAGAGGCAGATGTGATTCTTTTTGTCGTCGATGCCCGTGTCGGTGTGCAGGAGGATGATCAGACGATTGCAGGAATGCTTAGGCGTACGGGAAAGCCCGTGGTACTCTGCGTGAATAAAGTGGACAGTGAAAATCAGAAAATGGATACGTATGAGTTTTATTCCCTGGGAATCGGCGATCCCATGCCGGTATCCGCTGTAAACCATCTGGGATTCGGTGATTTGCTGGATAAGATTTCGGAAGGATTTCCGCCTCGTGAGGAATATGATTCTCCCGATATCATCCGCACGGCGATCGTGGGGCGTCCGAATGTAGGGAAATCGACGCTGATCAATTCTCTTCTCGGCTATGAGCGTTCTCTTGTGGCTGATGAAATGGGAACTACTCGTGACGCTGTGGATTCCGTATGGAAATACAAAGGGAAGACTTTCATTCTTGTAGATACGGCAGGGATGCGTAAGAAAGGAAAGATTGACGAACCTCTGGAAAAGTACAGTGTTATCCGTTCGATTCGTGCAATTGATAATTGCGATGTGGCGATTTTTGTCCTTGATGCGAACGATATGCTTACGGAACAGGATAAAAAGATTATCGGGTATATCCATGAGGCTGGCAAAGGACTTATCCTTATGGTGAATAAGTGGGATATGATTCCCAAAGAGACGAATACCATGGTGGAATTGGAAAGGCAGGTACGTGACGGCCTTCCTTTTGCTCCTTATATCCCCATGCTTTTTGGATCGGCTCTGACAAAGCAGCGCATCCAGCGCCTCGGCGATATGATTTACAATGTGGCGGAGCAGCAGTCCATGCGGGTGTCTACGGCAGTTCTGAATGATTTGCTGGATGATGCGAAAATTGTGAATCCGCCTCCTGCCCATGCCGGCCGTGTGGCGAAAATTTATTATATGACGCAGGTGGGGATCCGTCCGCCGACTTTCGTCATGTTTGTGAATGACGCGAACCTGATTCATTTTTCTTATGTCCGTTTTATAGAAAACCGCCTTCGCGCAGCCTTTTCTTTTGAGGGGACACCAATCCGTATCGTGCTGCGGAGCAAGAAAGACGGTGACGAATTATGA
- a CDS encoding ferritin — MKLSKKLLKALVEQVNMEFASGYLYRSMSHDMKNLALNGYAKWLDKQYEEEREHALKLIAYIEDRDGTVDFLPIEGVKKHYDNPLDVAKDSLAHEEAVSASIRSLVKLAREEGDLETEIFLQWYVTEQIEEEVNARDNITGFEKAQEGAALLYMFDNHLGNR; from the coding sequence ATGAAATTATCAAAGAAACTTTTAAAAGCGCTTGTTGAACAGGTAAACATGGAATTTGCATCCGGCTACCTCTATCGTTCCATGTCCCACGACATGAAAAACCTGGCACTGAACGGCTATGCAAAATGGCTGGACAAACAGTATGAAGAAGAAAGAGAACACGCCCTGAAACTCATTGCTTACATTGAAGACAGAGACGGTACCGTCGACTTCCTTCCGATTGAAGGCGTCAAGAAACACTACGACAATCCGCTGGATGTCGCTAAAGACTCTCTGGCTCACGAAGAAGCTGTTTCCGCTTCCATCCGCAGCCTTGTTAAACTTGCCCGCGAAGAAGGCGATCTGGAAACCGAAATTTTCCTCCAGTGGTACGTCACCGAACAGATTGAAGAAGAAGTCAACGCCCGCGACAACATCACGGGATTCGAAAAAGCACAGGAAGGCGCCGCTCTCCTCTACATGTTCGATAACCACCTGGGCAACAGATAA